In one window of Bombus vancouverensis nearcticus chromosome 10, iyBomVanc1_principal, whole genome shotgun sequence DNA:
- the eIF4H1 gene encoding eukaryotic translation initiation factor 4H1 isoform X1 yields the protein MAGRGGYEDLRDYGGGYRSGRKPLPTEPPYTAFVGNLPNGIVQGDVDKIFKKLNVKGIRLVKDKETDRFKGFCYVEFEELADLEAALEMDGAVEVDKSVIKIDVAEGKRNDRGGGFDRRGRSGGGSGGGFRGRDGGRGGYGDDFGSKSMYSRGYVGQGQGQGHAGRQGSTWDMRGNRGNYSQFNDDTGGGSREWPRNASSKSYGNRPPPRGTGPERKPFHDEPFHKDPPPADTSGRKRLVLAPRTIQDPINAIAESSKSSSIYGGAKPREEKINTDDK from the exons ATGGCTGGTCGAGGTGGTTACGAAGATTTAAG AGATTATGGGGGTGGATATCGAAGTGGCAGAAAACCATTGCCAACCGAACCACCATATACCGCATTTGTGGGAAATTTGCCAAATGGAATTGTACAAGGAGATGTtgataaaattttcaaaaaactTAATGTTAAAGGAATCAGATTGGTGAAAGATAAAGAAACTGATAG gTTTAAGGGCTTTTGTTATGTTGAATTCGAAGAGTTGGCAGACTTAGAAGCTGCATTGGAAATGGATGGAGCAGTAGAAGTAGATAAAAGTGTCATCAAAATAGATGTAGCAGAGGGTAAAAGAAATGATCGAGGAGGTGGATTTGACAGAAGAGGTCGCAGTGGCGGTGGTAGTGGAGGAGGCTTTAGAGGGAGAGATGGTGGCCGTGGTGGATATGGTGATGATTTTGGAAGCAAATCTATGTATTCTA GAGGCTATGTAGGTCAAGGCCAAGGCCAAGGTCATGCTGGTAGACAAGGTAGTACATGGGACATGAGGGGTAACCGGGGTAACTATAGTCAGTTTAATGATGATACAGGAGGTGGAAGTCGAGAATGGCCACGTAATGCATCATCTAAATCATATGGCAATAGACCACCTCCTCGTGGAACTGGACCTGAACGAAAACCATTTCATGATGAACCATTTCACAAAGATCCACCTCCAG CTGATACAAGTGGAAGAAAACGTCTGGTACTAGCACCAAGAACAATTCAAGATCCGATAAATGCAATTGCTGAATCAAGTAAATCAAGCTCAATTTATGGTGGTGCAAAACCTCGGGAGGAAAAAATTAATACTGATGACAAGTAA
- the eIF4H1 gene encoding eukaryotic translation initiation factor 4H1 isoform X2, producing the protein MAGRGGYEDLRDYGGGYRSGRKPLPTEPPYTAFVGNLPNGIVQGDVDKIFKKLNVKGIRLVKDKETDRFKGFCYVEFEELADLEAALEMDGAVEVDKSVIKIDVAEGKRNDRGGGFDRRGRSGGGSGGGFRGRDGGRGGYGGYVGQGQGQGHAGRQGSTWDMRGNRGNYSQFNDDTGGGSREWPRNASSKSYGNRPPPRGTGPERKPFHDEPFHKDPPPADTSGRKRLVLAPRTIQDPINAIAESSKSSSIYGGAKPREEKINTDDK; encoded by the exons ATGGCTGGTCGAGGTGGTTACGAAGATTTAAG AGATTATGGGGGTGGATATCGAAGTGGCAGAAAACCATTGCCAACCGAACCACCATATACCGCATTTGTGGGAAATTTGCCAAATGGAATTGTACAAGGAGATGTtgataaaattttcaaaaaactTAATGTTAAAGGAATCAGATTGGTGAAAGATAAAGAAACTGATAG gTTTAAGGGCTTTTGTTATGTTGAATTCGAAGAGTTGGCAGACTTAGAAGCTGCATTGGAAATGGATGGAGCAGTAGAAGTAGATAAAAGTGTCATCAAAATAGATGTAGCAGAGGGTAAAAGAAATGATCGAGGAGGTGGATTTGACAGAAGAGGTCGCAGTGGCGGTGGTAGTGGAGGAGGCTTTAGAGGGAGAGATGGTGGCCGTGGTGGATATG GAGGCTATGTAGGTCAAGGCCAAGGCCAAGGTCATGCTGGTAGACAAGGTAGTACATGGGACATGAGGGGTAACCGGGGTAACTATAGTCAGTTTAATGATGATACAGGAGGTGGAAGTCGAGAATGGCCACGTAATGCATCATCTAAATCATATGGCAATAGACCACCTCCTCGTGGAACTGGACCTGAACGAAAACCATTTCATGATGAACCATTTCACAAAGATCCACCTCCAG CTGATACAAGTGGAAGAAAACGTCTGGTACTAGCACCAAGAACAATTCAAGATCCGATAAATGCAATTGCTGAATCAAGTAAATCAAGCTCAATTTATGGTGGTGCAAAACCTCGGGAGGAAAAAATTAATACTGATGACAAGTAA
- the eIF4H1 gene encoding eukaryotic translation initiation factor 4H1 isoform X4, with translation MAGRGGYEDLRDYGGGYRSGRKPLPTEPPYTAFVGNLPNGIVQGDVDKIFKKLNVKGIRLVKDKETDRFKGFCYVEFEELADLEAALEMDGAVEVDKSVIKIDVAEGKRNDRGGGFDRRGRSGGGSGGGFRGRDGGRGGYGGYVGQGQGQGHAGRQGGGSREWPRNASSKSYGNRPPPRGTGPERKPFHDEPFHKDPPPADTSGRKRLVLAPRTIQDPINAIAESSKSSSIYGGAKPREEKINTDDK, from the exons ATGGCTGGTCGAGGTGGTTACGAAGATTTAAG AGATTATGGGGGTGGATATCGAAGTGGCAGAAAACCATTGCCAACCGAACCACCATATACCGCATTTGTGGGAAATTTGCCAAATGGAATTGTACAAGGAGATGTtgataaaattttcaaaaaactTAATGTTAAAGGAATCAGATTGGTGAAAGATAAAGAAACTGATAG gTTTAAGGGCTTTTGTTATGTTGAATTCGAAGAGTTGGCAGACTTAGAAGCTGCATTGGAAATGGATGGAGCAGTAGAAGTAGATAAAAGTGTCATCAAAATAGATGTAGCAGAGGGTAAAAGAAATGATCGAGGAGGTGGATTTGACAGAAGAGGTCGCAGTGGCGGTGGTAGTGGAGGAGGCTTTAGAGGGAGAGATGGTGGCCGTGGTGGATATG GAGGCTATGTAGGTCAAGGCCAAGGCCAAGGTCATGCTGGTAGACAAG GAGGTGGAAGTCGAGAATGGCCACGTAATGCATCATCTAAATCATATGGCAATAGACCACCTCCTCGTGGAACTGGACCTGAACGAAAACCATTTCATGATGAACCATTTCACAAAGATCCACCTCCAG CTGATACAAGTGGAAGAAAACGTCTGGTACTAGCACCAAGAACAATTCAAGATCCGATAAATGCAATTGCTGAATCAAGTAAATCAAGCTCAATTTATGGTGGTGCAAAACCTCGGGAGGAAAAAATTAATACTGATGACAAGTAA
- the Mybbp1A gene encoding MYB binding protein 1a produces MADETMHVAEVVSNKFEMKDISKVDCKMLDCFTKLINEVESERIHGGIALLKYLIQKNSEHNDSQEFKYAMKRLIRSLGSSKTSSRIGFYTTLTGFLTMNPDTSIENFLSIVDNELQPVNSNSKSENGDIYMGRILGYGALIRSKILSKSSSAIQLQTIQNLISAGKQRSYLSFVSVSFLVEFVNQVDTNCIKRSIWPIIEKEFGKPWAEQTLDSFYVLLVIKNKCPSLVNDKFSKTHFGTEHIVTKESMNDIVKVLLGLSRIISCHHPVFKLFCENLKSTELIIDFWTRIDQKFAKPSKTDEYLVIQILKLILSNIVDKSILPSLLSPNYVQHMLKKCSGSKNHNKDEVLLGFKEVLNLLISATNSDDTKLKIQIAVLKKLILYPGDLMIEKKTGTKIIQMLTGNLNLDGIKKVSKIYRGIIENTISRDKSNVQAESFWTNAERIYAAHLLTRLIGHPKTLMDREWRLDQLKFLFTYGLCEVPNVGVDLAPQFKETFYHALDHKLPRLNDLRSILSELVHFVNINLKEQTLKLRNPLTNEVKNSWEKVIYSIKNLENNTKKTEAVPVFHTMNLHMGLQLFSDPQMAIMAIDELQSCYERVLKQTRKHKTGSNKKLNDEPEWVEVVVDLLLSFYSKNSHLLRSLVGCVFPHICSYVTPTAIHQILAVLDVTNEKGPLVTRNSNDNEEEISSDVESDSDSEEDNKSDGENTNDEMETSSDNDSDSNEESMSENEDETLTDRLRMAVSQALGDVSVQMDDDDINVDNIGEEEGKRLDESLAAAFRILRENRQSRSKKQEKSAQALTHFRIRVIDLLETYLECAPSMAIVLDMLLPLFALLEYCIKDPYQKPLYNRVRSCLKILSMVKKFKDTENIDEELLIVILKALIEKGERTTSIYHEMSDKLAECCTFLVRCAQQAILSTDTIIKIYKENLTAFFKKRDCVLSPLLFKSVLQLQWEGNWKLALLLVDFAFDSTVRSFRRGYALEFLITFYSNSRLVYLDTRHSDVRMKLEKTLCSCTMTTLQGIINMHKIENEQVVTSNGTAIGKEVRQRYIFLLLTLLRSIYMHHLKQAWNWNDIGNILTTYRAHVSLAKDTKVAYNRLAVQIGIPVNMSQKKAKNKQNAIVNGEIKNATNNVEQLNNTQENGSIKSDSDTSTSQRHEFKKKKKNKSELRDKQLLKKEARMLRQKVTSEGFESFNFSSFVFDDQPDKDVSLFENGNSQIGQTSSNSSQKRMLESISSGNKAKKRKSMQTA; encoded by the exons ATGGCAGACGAGACTATGCACGTGGCAGAGGttgtttcaaataaatttgaaatgaaagatataAGTAAAGTAGATTGTAAAATGCTTGATTGTTTTACTAAACTTATAAATGAAGTAGAATCAGAAAGAATACATGGTGGGATTGccttattgaaatatttaattcaaaAAAATTCA GAACACAATGATAGTCAAGAATTTAAGTATGCTATGAAAAGGCTTATTCGAAGCCTAGGCTCTTCAAAAACGAGTTCACGTATAGGTTTTTATACGACTTTAACAGGCTTTCTAACAATGAATCCTGATACGTCTATAGAAAACTTTTTATCTATAGTAGACAATGAATTACAACCAGTAAACAGCAATAGCAAAAGT GAAAATGGTGACATTTATATGGGACGCATATTGGGATATGGAGCATTAATAAGGTCTAAAATACTCTCAAAAAGCTCTAGTGCAATACAATTACAAACTATTCAAAATCTTATCAGTGCAGGCAAACAACGtagttatttatcatttgtttCTGTTTCATTTCTTGTTGAATTTGTGAATCAAGTTGATACTAATTGTATTAAAAGATCAATTTGGCCAATTATTGAAAAAGAATTTGGCAAGCCATGGGCAGAACAAACATTAGATTCATTTTATGTTTTGTTAGTAATAAAGAATAAATGTCCATCACTTGtaaatgataaattttcaaaaacaCATTTTGGTACAGAACATATTGTTACTAAAGAATCCATGAATGATATAGTAAAAGTACTACTG GGCTTATCCAGAATTATATCATGTCATCATCCAGTATTCAAATTATTTTGTGAGAATTTAAAATCAACTGAACTAATTATCGATTTTTGGACTCGTATAGATCAGAAATTTGCAAAGCCATCTAAAACTGATGAATATTTAGTTATACAAATCCTGAAATTGATATTGTCAAATATCGTAGATAAATCTATACTTCCATCATTATTGTCACCAAACTATGTGCAGCATATGTTAAAAAAATGTTCTGGATCTAAAAATCATAACAAAGATGAAGTACTTCTTGGATTTAAAGAAGTCTTAAATTTGTTAATATCAGCTACAAACAGTGATGATACTaaactaaaaatacaaattgctgtattaaagaaattaatattgtaTCCAGGTGATTTAATGATCGAAAAAAAAACAGGcacaaaaataattcaaatgcttactggaaatttgaacttagatggtataaagaaagtatcaaaaatATACAGAGGTATAATTGAAAATACAATATCTAGGGATAAATCAAATGTCCAAGCAGAATCTTTTTGGACAAATGCTGAAAGAATTTATGCTGCTCATTTATTAACAAG ATTAATAGGACATCCTAAAACGCTTATGGATAGAGAATGGAGATTAGATCAGTTGAAGTTTTTATTTACTTATGGATTATGTGAAGTGCCTAATGTTGGGGTAGATCTAGctc CTCAATTTAAGGAAACATTTTATCATGCACTAGATCATAAATTACCAAGGTTGAATGATCTACGAAGTATATTAAGTGAATTAGTTCATTTTgtgaatattaatttgaaagagcaAACATTGAAATTAAGGAATCCACTAACAAATGAAGTAAAAAATTCGTGGGAGAAAGTTAtatattcaataaaaaatttagaaaataatacgAAAAAGACAGAAGCTGTACCAGTATTTCATACAATGAATTTACACATGGGTTTACAATTATTCTCAGACCCACAAATGGCAATTATGGCTATTGATGAACTACAAAGTTGTTATGAAAGAGTATTAAAACAGACTAGAAAGCATAAAACTGGTAGTAATAAAAAGCTAAATGATGAGCCAGAGTGGGTAGAAGTAGTTGTTGATTTGTTATTGTCTTTTTATTCTAAAAATAGCCATTTGTTACGATCATTAGTGGGATGTGTGTTCCCACATATTTGTTCCTATGTGACGCCAACAGCTATACATCAAATATTAGCA GTATTAGATGTAACAAATGAGAAAGGACCACTTGTAACAAGAAATAGTAATGATAATGAAGAAGAAATTTCATCAGATGTAGAATCGGATTCTGACAGTGAAGAGGATAATAAAAGTGATGGAGAAAATACTAATGATGAAATGGAGACTTCGTCGGATAATGACTCTGATTCAAATGAAGAATCAATGAGTGAAAATGAAGATGAGACATTAACTGATAGATTACGAATGGCAGTAAGTCAAGCATTAGGTGATGTTTCCGTTCAAATGGATGATGATGATATAAATGTAGATAACATCGGCGAGGAAGAAGGAAAACGATTAGATGAATCATTAGCAGCAGCATTTAGAATTCTTCGAGAAAATCGTCAATCGCGATccaaaaaacaagaaaaatcaGCCCAAGCTTTAACCCATTTCAGAATTCGAGTCATAGATTTACTAGAAACTTATTTAGAATGTGCCCCATCAATGGCAATTGTACTTGATATGTTACTTCCTCTCTTTGCCTTATTAGAATATTGCATAAAAGATCCGTATCAAAAACCTCTTTATAATCGAGTTCGatcttgtttaaaaatattatcaatggtaaaaaaatttaaagatacagaaaatattgatgaagaattattaatagtaatattaaag GCTTTAAtagagaaaggagaaagaaccACATCAATTTATCACGAAATGAGTGATAAATTAGCCGAATGTTGTACATTCCTTGTAAGATGTGCCCAGCAAGCTATTTTATCTACAGAcacaataattaaaatttacaaggAAAATTTAACagcattttttaaaaaaagggaTTGTGTACTATCCCCGCTACTATTTAAGAGCGTATTACAGTTACAATGGGAGGGTAATTGGAAGTTAGCTCTTTTATTG gtTGACTTTGCGTTTGATAGTACTGTAAGGTCTTTTCGTAGAGGATATGCTCTagaatttttaataactttttatagtAATAGTCGATTAGTATATTTAGACACCAGACATTCTGATGTAAGAATGAAACTGGAAAAAACATTATGCAGCTGTACTATGACTACACTTCAAGGAATAATTAATATGCACAAAATTGAAAATGAACAAGTTGTTACATCTAATGGCACTGCAATAGGGAAAGAGGTCAGACaaagatatatttttcttctgttAACATTATTGCGAAGCATCTACATGCATCATTTAAAACAAGCATGGAATTGGAACGACATTGGGAATATACTCACAACATACAGAGCTCACGTATCACTTGCGAAAGATACGAAAGTAGCATACAATAGATTAGCAGTGCAGATTGGAATTCCAGTGAATAT GTCACAGAAAAAagctaaaaataaacaaaatgctATAGTAAATGGGGAGATCAAAAATGCTACAAATAATGTAGAGCAGTTAAATAATACACAAGAAAATGGAAGTATAAAAAGCGATTCAGATACTTCTACATCACAGAGGCACGAattcaaaaagaagaaaaaaaataaaagtgaaCTGAGAGATAAACAATTATTGAAAAAGGAAGCTCGGATGTTGCGTCAAAAAGTAACGTCTGAAGGTTTTGAATCTTTTAACTTCAGTTCTTTTGTTTTTGATGACCAACCAGATAAAGATGTATCACTCTTTGAGAATGGAAATTCTCAAATTGGACAGACTAGTTCTAATTCTTCCCAAAAGAGGATGCTTGAAAGTATATCAAGTGgtaataaagcaaaaaaaagaaaaagtatgcAAACTGCTTGA
- the eIF4H1 gene encoding eukaryotic translation initiation factor 4H1 isoform X3, producing MAGRGGYEDLRDYGGGYRSGRKPLPTEPPYTAFVGNLPNGIVQGDVDKIFKKLNVKGIRLVKDKETDRFKGFCYVEFEELADLEAALEMDGAVEVDKSVIKIDVAEGKRNDRGGGFDRRGRSGGGSGGGFRGRDGGRGGYGDDFGSKSMYSRGYVGQGQGQGHAGRQGGGSREWPRNASSKSYGNRPPPRGTGPERKPFHDEPFHKDPPPADTSGRKRLVLAPRTIQDPINAIAESSKSSSIYGGAKPREEKINTDDK from the exons ATGGCTGGTCGAGGTGGTTACGAAGATTTAAG AGATTATGGGGGTGGATATCGAAGTGGCAGAAAACCATTGCCAACCGAACCACCATATACCGCATTTGTGGGAAATTTGCCAAATGGAATTGTACAAGGAGATGTtgataaaattttcaaaaaactTAATGTTAAAGGAATCAGATTGGTGAAAGATAAAGAAACTGATAG gTTTAAGGGCTTTTGTTATGTTGAATTCGAAGAGTTGGCAGACTTAGAAGCTGCATTGGAAATGGATGGAGCAGTAGAAGTAGATAAAAGTGTCATCAAAATAGATGTAGCAGAGGGTAAAAGAAATGATCGAGGAGGTGGATTTGACAGAAGAGGTCGCAGTGGCGGTGGTAGTGGAGGAGGCTTTAGAGGGAGAGATGGTGGCCGTGGTGGATATGGTGATGATTTTGGAAGCAAATCTATGTATTCTA GAGGCTATGTAGGTCAAGGCCAAGGCCAAGGTCATGCTGGTAGACAAG GAGGTGGAAGTCGAGAATGGCCACGTAATGCATCATCTAAATCATATGGCAATAGACCACCTCCTCGTGGAACTGGACCTGAACGAAAACCATTTCATGATGAACCATTTCACAAAGATCCACCTCCAG CTGATACAAGTGGAAGAAAACGTCTGGTACTAGCACCAAGAACAATTCAAGATCCGATAAATGCAATTGCTGAATCAAGTAAATCAAGCTCAATTTATGGTGGTGCAAAACCTCGGGAGGAAAAAATTAATACTGATGACAAGTAA